One stretch of Holophagaceae bacterium DNA includes these proteins:
- a CDS encoding cell division protein ZapA, producing MKAPAIHIPAGKVVPVPRKPKAQDVHLEVLGRTLKVHTLEYGDSLTRAKEVLESGFHDMEEAYEVTWGSSPSALDSTTWLLMGALNLAHRVAQLEQEATRTTQDLEHTLSKLLDDVPDESHDSHPQPSTPPGAQDGLFGSEP from the coding sequence ATGAAGGCTCCCGCCATCCACATCCCCGCGGGCAAGGTGGTGCCGGTCCCCCGCAAACCCAAGGCCCAGGATGTCCACTTGGAGGTGCTCGGCCGCACCCTGAAGGTCCATACCCTGGAATATGGCGACAGCCTGACCCGGGCCAAGGAAGTGCTCGAATCCGGCTTTCACGACATGGAAGAGGCCTATGAGGTAACATGGGGGAGTTCCCCCTCGGCCCTGGACTCAACCACCTGGCTGCTGATGGGGGCCCTGAACCTGGCGCATCGTGTTGCGCAATTGGAACAGGAAGCCACCCGCACCACCCAAGACCTGGAACACACTCTCTCAAAGCTCCTCGACGACGTTCCGGATGAATCCCACGACTCCCACCCCCAACCCTCGACTCCTCCGGGAGCGCAGGACGGTCTGTTCGGGAGCGAACCCTGA